A part of Salmo trutta chromosome 15, fSalTru1.1, whole genome shotgun sequence genomic DNA contains:
- the LOC115148732 gene encoding Meckel syndrome type 1 protein-like gives MADGWSTDTGEAAYRSRDAVKNLTIKIHIQRFTSTAALSQHLQQQVLTQQERRGIELDTLNSQAQSAGDDDEEELVVGWQEKLFSQSESVYQTPLERQYHTEIMALGRTRGRRNRRIFTYTDSDCYTNWEGDSQSMVRQVKSNPTFLAHRMANVRHRRQDRQPVDSTFPKSRLISWEPSEDFVKTSHVVNTPVQTMHIMGDLGPPGKLGQKEKECLLCTIRADGNEVVTIKPDFNKGKEPCRPVTRTR, from the exons ATGGCAGATGGCTGGAGCACCGACACCGGAGAGGCTGCCTATCGTTCCCGAGATGCTGTCAAAAACCTTACAATTAA GATCCATATTCAGAGATTCACCTCCACAGCAGCCCTCTCCCAACACCTTCAGCAGCAGGTTTTGactcaacaggagaggagaggcattGAGCTGGACACCCTCAACTCACAGGCTCAATCAG CCggagatgatgatgaggaggagttgGTGGTAGGCTGGCAGGAGAAGCTGTTCAGTCAG AGTGAGTCAGTATACCAGACTCCACTGGAGAGACAGTACCACACAGAGATCATGGCTCTGGGGCGGACCAGGGGCAGACGGAACCGCAGGATTTTCACCTACACCGATTCTGACTGCTACACCAATTGGGAAGGG GATTCCCAGAGTATGGTGAGGCAGGTCAAGTCCAACCCTACCTTCCTGGCACATAGGATGGCCAATGTCAGACACAGACGACAGGACAGACAGCCAGT TGACAGCACCTTCCCCAAGTCCAGGCTGATTTCCTGGGAGCCCTCGGAGGACTTTGTGAAGACCAGCCACGTGGTCAACACACCTGTACAGACCATGCACATCATGGGGGACCTGGGACCACCGGGCAA ACTTGGCCAAAAGGAGAAGGAATGCTTGTTGTGCACGATAAGAGCAGATGGAAATGAAGTGGTTACCATCAAACCAGACTTCAACAAAGGCAAGGAGCCCTGCAGGCCAGTGACCCGCACCCGCTGA
- the LOC115148712 gene encoding uncharacterized protein LOC115148712 isoform X3: MPSLCVCVSQDVFCVNQLMEMFPSERKMDRNDERIKRALRRRPYVLKPVRVNTPDSVLWPTGKVHRRPKPSTSVQTPQIHKRPPIIVSYGQDQTSGDGWSINPEPLSQSGRVTRLMERKYDVTSSSSSDDFSIYSFTDCESECDDEDHERRTPPLKVEDGKVTKLDVKVMDEDDDLSLHSFDESDFLSPGKDSGPVSVKNGLSPLVTSAHRTLAEALRALPSAVGSPYPVNVPRPLTPLSPVIIAPPRTENFPYRHSPRLAPITNLSESGRKLLQEMAGVAPQVSSVAAAQTEMFKEIMANYYFYHTHTHTHTHTHTHTHRF, from the exons atgccatctttgtgtgtgtgtgtgagtcaggatGTGTTTTGTGTCAATCAATTGATGGAAATGTTTCCCTCAGAAAGAAAGATGGACCGTAATGATGAGAGAATCAAAAGAGCTTTAAGACGCCGCCCTTATGTG TTGAAACCAGTGAGGGTGAACACCCCTGATTCCGTGTTGTGGCCAACCGGCAAGGTGCACAGAAGGCCAAAGCCT TCTACTTCAGTGCAGACccctcagatccacaaaaggCCT CCAATCATTGTGAGCTATGGGCAGGACCAAACATCTGGGGATGGATGGAGCATCAATCCAGAGCCTCTCAGCCAG tCTGGAAGGGTGACTCGGCTGATGGAGAGAAAATATGATGTGACCTCATCCTCCAGTTCTGATGACTTTTCCATCTACTCCTTCACTGACTGTGAATCGGAG TGTGATGATGAGGATCATGAAAGGAGGACACCACCGCTGAAAGTTGAGGATGGAAAGGTGACCAAGCTTGACGTGAAGGTTATGGACGAGGATGATGATCTGTCTCTCCACTCCTTCGATGAGTCAGACTTCCTG AGCCCAGGGAAGGACTCAGGTCCTGTATCTGTCAAGAATGGTCTCTCTCCTCTTGTGACCTCAGCACACCGGACCCTGGCTGAAGCCCTACgggccctgccctctgctgtAGGCTCTCCCTACCCAGTAAATGTCCCAAGGCCTCTGACTCCTCTCAGCCCTGTCATTATCGCTCCGCCCCGAACAGAGAACTTCCCATACCGCCACAGCCCTCGCCTGGCTCCCATCACCAACCTGAGCGAGTCCGGCAGGAAGCTGCTCCAGGAAATGGCTGGAGTGGCCCCACAG GTTTCTTCAGTGGCTGCTGCCCAAACTGAGATGTTCAAAGAAATAATGGCCAACTATTacttctaccacacacacacacacacacacacacacacacacacacacacacacagattttga
- the LOC115148712 gene encoding uncharacterized protein LOC115148712 isoform X4 — translation MPSLCVCVSQDVFCVNQLMEMFPSERKMDRNDERIKRALRRRPYVLKPVRVNTPDSVLWPTGKVHRRPKPSTSVQTPQIHKRPSGRVTRLMERKYDVTSSSSSDDFSIYSFTDCESECDDEDHERRTPPLKVEDGKVTKLDVKVMDEDDDLSLHSFDESDFLSPGKDSGPVSVKNGLSPLVTSAHRTLAEALRALPSAVGSPYPVNVPRPLTPLSPVIIAPPRTENFPYRHSPRLAPITNLSESGRKLLQEMAGVAPQEGKVNKKNKGKAKKVVKQEKASKMQQMGNVGESKEEDKKEEKKSLGKRFLQWLLPKLRCSKK, via the exons atgccatctttgtgtgtgtgtgtgagtcaggatGTGTTTTGTGTCAATCAATTGATGGAAATGTTTCCCTCAGAAAGAAAGATGGACCGTAATGATGAGAGAATCAAAAGAGCTTTAAGACGCCGCCCTTATGTG TTGAAACCAGTGAGGGTGAACACCCCTGATTCCGTGTTGTGGCCAACCGGCAAGGTGCACAGAAGGCCAAAGCCT TCTACTTCAGTGCAGACccctcagatccacaaaaggCCT tCTGGAAGGGTGACTCGGCTGATGGAGAGAAAATATGATGTGACCTCATCCTCCAGTTCTGATGACTTTTCCATCTACTCCTTCACTGACTGTGAATCGGAG TGTGATGATGAGGATCATGAAAGGAGGACACCACCGCTGAAAGTTGAGGATGGAAAGGTGACCAAGCTTGACGTGAAGGTTATGGACGAGGATGATGATCTGTCTCTCCACTCCTTCGATGAGTCAGACTTCCTG AGCCCAGGGAAGGACTCAGGTCCTGTATCTGTCAAGAATGGTCTCTCTCCTCTTGTGACCTCAGCACACCGGACCCTGGCTGAAGCCCTACgggccctgccctctgctgtAGGCTCTCCCTACCCAGTAAATGTCCCAAGGCCTCTGACTCCTCTCAGCCCTGTCATTATCGCTCCGCCCCGAACAGAGAACTTCCCATACCGCCACAGCCCTCGCCTGGCTCCCATCACCAACCTGAGCGAGTCCGGCAGGAAGCTGCTCCAGGAAATGGCTGGAGTGGCCCCACAG GAAGGGAAGGTCAATAAGAAAAACAAGGGCAAGGCCAAAAAAGTAGTGAAGCAAGAGAAGGCCAGTAAGATGCAACAGATGGGAAATGTTGGAGAAAGTAAGGAGGAGGACAAGAAAGAGGAAAAGAAGAGTCTGGGGAAGAG GTTTCTTCAGTGGCTGCTGCCCAAACTGAGATGTTCAAAGAAATAA
- the LOC115148712 gene encoding uncharacterized protein LOC115148712 isoform X1, whose translation MPSLCVCVSQDVFCVNQLMEMFPSERKMDRNDERIKRALRRRPYVLKPVRVNTPDSVLWPTGKVHRRPKPSTSVQTPQIHKRPPIIVSYGQDQTSGDGWSINPEPLSQSGRVTRLMERKYDVTSSSSSDDFSIYSFTDCESECDDEDHERRTPPLKVEDGKVTKLDVKVMDEDDDLSLHSFDESDFLSPGKDSGPVSVKNGLSPLVTSAHRTLAEALRALPSAVGSPYPVNVPRPLTPLSPVIIAPPRTENFPYRHSPRLAPITNLSESGRKLLQEMAGVAPQEGKVNKKNKGKAKKVVKQEKASKMQQMGNVGESKEEDKKEEKKSLGKRFLQWLLPKLRCSKK comes from the exons atgccatctttgtgtgtgtgtgtgagtcaggatGTGTTTTGTGTCAATCAATTGATGGAAATGTTTCCCTCAGAAAGAAAGATGGACCGTAATGATGAGAGAATCAAAAGAGCTTTAAGACGCCGCCCTTATGTG TTGAAACCAGTGAGGGTGAACACCCCTGATTCCGTGTTGTGGCCAACCGGCAAGGTGCACAGAAGGCCAAAGCCT TCTACTTCAGTGCAGACccctcagatccacaaaaggCCT CCAATCATTGTGAGCTATGGGCAGGACCAAACATCTGGGGATGGATGGAGCATCAATCCAGAGCCTCTCAGCCAG tCTGGAAGGGTGACTCGGCTGATGGAGAGAAAATATGATGTGACCTCATCCTCCAGTTCTGATGACTTTTCCATCTACTCCTTCACTGACTGTGAATCGGAG TGTGATGATGAGGATCATGAAAGGAGGACACCACCGCTGAAAGTTGAGGATGGAAAGGTGACCAAGCTTGACGTGAAGGTTATGGACGAGGATGATGATCTGTCTCTCCACTCCTTCGATGAGTCAGACTTCCTG AGCCCAGGGAAGGACTCAGGTCCTGTATCTGTCAAGAATGGTCTCTCTCCTCTTGTGACCTCAGCACACCGGACCCTGGCTGAAGCCCTACgggccctgccctctgctgtAGGCTCTCCCTACCCAGTAAATGTCCCAAGGCCTCTGACTCCTCTCAGCCCTGTCATTATCGCTCCGCCCCGAACAGAGAACTTCCCATACCGCCACAGCCCTCGCCTGGCTCCCATCACCAACCTGAGCGAGTCCGGCAGGAAGCTGCTCCAGGAAATGGCTGGAGTGGCCCCACAG GAAGGGAAGGTCAATAAGAAAAACAAGGGCAAGGCCAAAAAAGTAGTGAAGCAAGAGAAGGCCAGTAAGATGCAACAGATGGGAAATGTTGGAGAAAGTAAGGAGGAGGACAAGAAAGAGGAAAAGAAGAGTCTGGGGAAGAG GTTTCTTCAGTGGCTGCTGCCCAAACTGAGATGTTCAAAGAAATAA
- the LOC115148712 gene encoding uncharacterized protein LOC115148712 isoform X5 translates to MDRNDERIKRALRRRPYVLKPVRVNTPDSVLWPTGKVHRRPKPSTSVQTPQIHKRPPIIVSYGQDQTSGDGWSINPEPLSQSGRVTRLMERKYDVTSSSSSDDFSIYSFTDCESECDDEDHERRTPPLKVEDGKVTKLDVKVMDEDDDLSLHSFDESDFLSPGKDSGPVSVKNGLSPLVTSAHRTLAEALRALPSAVGSPYPVNVPRPLTPLSPVIIAPPRTENFPYRHSPRLAPITNLSESGRKLLQEMAGVAPQEGKVNKKNKGKAKKVVKQEKASKMQQMGNVGESKEEDKKEEKKSLGKRFLQWLLPKLRCSKK, encoded by the exons ATGGACCGTAATGATGAGAGAATCAAAAGAGCTTTAAGACGCCGCCCTTATGTG TTGAAACCAGTGAGGGTGAACACCCCTGATTCCGTGTTGTGGCCAACCGGCAAGGTGCACAGAAGGCCAAAGCCT TCTACTTCAGTGCAGACccctcagatccacaaaaggCCT CCAATCATTGTGAGCTATGGGCAGGACCAAACATCTGGGGATGGATGGAGCATCAATCCAGAGCCTCTCAGCCAG tCTGGAAGGGTGACTCGGCTGATGGAGAGAAAATATGATGTGACCTCATCCTCCAGTTCTGATGACTTTTCCATCTACTCCTTCACTGACTGTGAATCGGAG TGTGATGATGAGGATCATGAAAGGAGGACACCACCGCTGAAAGTTGAGGATGGAAAGGTGACCAAGCTTGACGTGAAGGTTATGGACGAGGATGATGATCTGTCTCTCCACTCCTTCGATGAGTCAGACTTCCTG AGCCCAGGGAAGGACTCAGGTCCTGTATCTGTCAAGAATGGTCTCTCTCCTCTTGTGACCTCAGCACACCGGACCCTGGCTGAAGCCCTACgggccctgccctctgctgtAGGCTCTCCCTACCCAGTAAATGTCCCAAGGCCTCTGACTCCTCTCAGCCCTGTCATTATCGCTCCGCCCCGAACAGAGAACTTCCCATACCGCCACAGCCCTCGCCTGGCTCCCATCACCAACCTGAGCGAGTCCGGCAGGAAGCTGCTCCAGGAAATGGCTGGAGTGGCCCCACAG GAAGGGAAGGTCAATAAGAAAAACAAGGGCAAGGCCAAAAAAGTAGTGAAGCAAGAGAAGGCCAGTAAGATGCAACAGATGGGAAATGTTGGAGAAAGTAAGGAGGAGGACAAGAAAGAGGAAAAGAAGAGTCTGGGGAAGAG GTTTCTTCAGTGGCTGCTGCCCAAACTGAGATGTTCAAAGAAATAA
- the LOC115148712 gene encoding uncharacterized protein LOC115148712 isoform X2: MLTSTFVERKMDRNDERIKRALRRRPYVLKPVRVNTPDSVLWPTGKVHRRPKPSTSVQTPQIHKRPPIIVSYGQDQTSGDGWSINPEPLSQSGRVTRLMERKYDVTSSSSSDDFSIYSFTDCESECDDEDHERRTPPLKVEDGKVTKLDVKVMDEDDDLSLHSFDESDFLSPGKDSGPVSVKNGLSPLVTSAHRTLAEALRALPSAVGSPYPVNVPRPLTPLSPVIIAPPRTENFPYRHSPRLAPITNLSESGRKLLQEMAGVAPQEGKVNKKNKGKAKKVVKQEKASKMQQMGNVGESKEEDKKEEKKSLGKRFLQWLLPKLRCSKK, encoded by the exons ATGCTCACATCTACATTTGTGG AAAGAAAGATGGACCGTAATGATGAGAGAATCAAAAGAGCTTTAAGACGCCGCCCTTATGTG TTGAAACCAGTGAGGGTGAACACCCCTGATTCCGTGTTGTGGCCAACCGGCAAGGTGCACAGAAGGCCAAAGCCT TCTACTTCAGTGCAGACccctcagatccacaaaaggCCT CCAATCATTGTGAGCTATGGGCAGGACCAAACATCTGGGGATGGATGGAGCATCAATCCAGAGCCTCTCAGCCAG tCTGGAAGGGTGACTCGGCTGATGGAGAGAAAATATGATGTGACCTCATCCTCCAGTTCTGATGACTTTTCCATCTACTCCTTCACTGACTGTGAATCGGAG TGTGATGATGAGGATCATGAAAGGAGGACACCACCGCTGAAAGTTGAGGATGGAAAGGTGACCAAGCTTGACGTGAAGGTTATGGACGAGGATGATGATCTGTCTCTCCACTCCTTCGATGAGTCAGACTTCCTG AGCCCAGGGAAGGACTCAGGTCCTGTATCTGTCAAGAATGGTCTCTCTCCTCTTGTGACCTCAGCACACCGGACCCTGGCTGAAGCCCTACgggccctgccctctgctgtAGGCTCTCCCTACCCAGTAAATGTCCCAAGGCCTCTGACTCCTCTCAGCCCTGTCATTATCGCTCCGCCCCGAACAGAGAACTTCCCATACCGCCACAGCCCTCGCCTGGCTCCCATCACCAACCTGAGCGAGTCCGGCAGGAAGCTGCTCCAGGAAATGGCTGGAGTGGCCCCACAG GAAGGGAAGGTCAATAAGAAAAACAAGGGCAAGGCCAAAAAAGTAGTGAAGCAAGAGAAGGCCAGTAAGATGCAACAGATGGGAAATGTTGGAGAAAGTAAGGAGGAGGACAAGAAAGAGGAAAAGAAGAGTCTGGGGAAGAG GTTTCTTCAGTGGCTGCTGCCCAAACTGAGATGTTCAAAGAAATAA